In Aedes albopictus strain Foshan chromosome 3, AalbF5, whole genome shotgun sequence, the genomic window ttctaggatttctcagaaattttttcacagaTTCTTCTAGTCAACTTTTTGAGGATGTGTTTAGCAATTCTTGCAAGAAtagctccggaaattcttccaaggatttcctcaaaaaaaaaaaatccaaagattctttcagaaattcttacgaggattttttctaagaatttttcaaaggacATCTTAgggatttattttatatttttttaattctcccaagatttttccagaaattcatctaggatttttgcagaagttactagagaaattctttgtgaGGATTCCTAGAAGGTTTCTTGGGTgagtttatggagaaatctttggaagtattcctgtaggaatttcgaggtAAATCCGTGGACGTATTCATGTAGCTATTtctggaatcttagaagaaacatcTAAATAATCCATGAGAGATCTCTTGAAGAAACACTTGGAAAAAAGCATAAAAAGAAGcaattggaacaattcctggaggattcattgaagaaattactggagtaatccTTATTATAGTTCTTgaagacattcatgaaggaatttttggaataatttctctACTGCTAAAATTCATAGATAAAGAAACACCGGAGTATATTTTTGATTaacttttggaagagttcctgaagaaggtTGTCTtccatcttgaaagaattttaatacctggaggaaatggTAAAGAACTTCTGGATTAATCTCAGTACTaatatttagaagaattcttagaagagttccttGAAACTTTTTTGGAGGATTCATTGTAAGATTgtttggaattcttgaaaataccTGGATAATCCATTTGAAGAAGTCCCggtgaaatcattgaaagaattcgtgaagaagtATTTAAAGGTTTCCCAGATGAATGTCTGAACATATTTGGAGATTCTCTGAAGGTATCCTGCAAAATTTCCCGGAAGATTTttccaaagaactcctgaaataaatATTGCGAgagtttccagaaaatccttggaagatttcctggagaagtctttggaagcattccaaaaggattccttgggaggattcatggGAAAAATCTTGAAGTTGATTGAAGCAATCTtgtaaaaatccttggaagaattcctcacagtaAAACcgttcagcactaaaatgtgtaagccctactcataagtgcataatttccagaccacacaaaaatgtgttacagttacacattctcaaaaacagctcgtacactcgtctagatgcgaaatgtcgatattttttttttgttttccaaggtcactagtaaacctagctagattgctgtacaaaaaaatttgcgaatttaacgattttgcggacacaggagctgattttgtgaatgtgcaagggttacaccaAAAATTGGTGTAATCTGGAAATTATGAACTTTAGTGCTAAGCGGCGTTAGCGTGCTGGAGAAGTTCATCGACAAATTGCTAGAGGGATACTTGAGGTAATTCCAGCAAAATTCTTGCACAAATAGGAGATATTTTAGAGGGAATCCTtgacctatttggggtacggtttttggataattattgaagaattactAAGATAAATCGTGGGAATGAATTAAGGAATCGTaaaaaaatagttggagaaattcttgaaagaatctgcggagaaattcttacagaaacatcacattttggaagaaaaatcctgaagaaacccctgtagAAATACATGATTGAGCTCCTAGGCCTAGGCCTTGGATAAATCATTGGAAGAAAAccgtaagaaatccttggagctatTTCtgcagaaagatttttttaagacttAGCCTTGCTGAAGTTTGGATACAAATTTCTGATCAAATCGATtcgatttgaagaatttctgaaaaaaagtactGGAGGGTATGTTTTGGAaatatccttgagaaatccttggaagacctTCTAAATGATtgcatggaggaatatctaaagagattctaggagaaatttctagagtagtCCATACAGAACTCCAAAATAAAAATATTCTCGATTcacagaaatatttgaaagaaggCTAAAAATAActcgagaaattcttacaaaaagttCAGAAGGCACTCTGGCATACATTTCTGGTgatacttttgaaagaatttcctggcgaattggtttctttttggtttCTAggagaactcctaaaagaatttctagggaAGTCCTGGAAGCCCTTCCGGAAGAATTATTATTTGAACTGCCTGTTcctccggaaagaatttctgaagaaacttgtaAGAGGGTTTTCGTAAGAATACCTGGGACTTCTGAACGGCATTCTAGACTTTCTTGAATAACCGGAAAAACGTTCTGAAGATTTAGTAGAAGAATCATCATAACCACTTCTTAATGAAaacttttctcaggaaatcctctcggaatccttccgaaattctactagggggagcggacctggtgtgatggttagaacacttgactatcacgccgaggacctgggatcgaatcccactcccgacaaactcacaaaatagtgagttcttccttcggaagggaagtaaagcgtgggtaccgagatgaactagcctagggctaaaaatctcgttaatacaaataaaaaaaaatccactagggatctttagggattttttcgtGGATTTTCCCGAAGGgttctccatagatttctcttagatttccaaaaagaatttatTTCGGAATTCCATTAGGGTTTATCCAGGGttactttacaaatttcttcagaaatttctataggggttcctccaaggaatcctccggaAATATCTATAGAGATTACACCGGGAGATCATgtaaggtttcctctaggagtctTTAAACAATTTTCCCCTTGGATTCCGatagggactcctcctggaatttctccagggatttgccGGACCTCCTGTAGGGatttgaactgttttttttttaaatagtcctTCAAGGATACCCGTGCTTTTACTGGCATCGCTAATTCCAGTATCATGTATGTGAAACCGCTTCGGGCAGTATGAGTCGATACATTTATCGATCAGATGTTGGTATATTTTTACGCAGATCTTGTGAAATTTCTTGGCTTATATCGAagtgtggaaaattcaggcaaggacggCAAGGAATGAAGAATCGTGCAATCTTTGCAGTTTTCTTGATCGCAATATGGAGCTGAGAAGAAACGTCAAATCCATTGGAGTTTGCCAGTTTCCTTTAGCCGCACCTATGGGTAATCCACATCGGAACGTGCCTCTTGACTGATCTACTGATACCCTTGTAGGGTCTAGCTCGAATACAAAGTAAgattcaataaaccacgatcAGATGATTAATAGAATATACCTAATTCTTCAATTACTTGCGCTCAGAAACGGCGTCTTTATATCACCACGTCTCAGCCAATTCTCCCTTCCCCAGATGGTTCACGACCTTGTTCACGACTACTATGATCGTTTCTTCTCGCTGTCCCTAACAATGCAGTGGCGATGTTTCAAGCGTATTTATGCCACGAGTTaagcaataaaaacaaaaacattggacgccatgttgaatcgaataaAGGGATGCTGATTCTGGTCTAACATGTTTCGGAACACCGCAGTACATTATCTACCCTTTTTATAATAACATTATCAATTTCCTGCAATACTTATTCCCCGGTGGGATTTTCTTTTTAAGTCTGATCCTATTTGATTGATACTATCCGTCGGAAAGTCAGAATGTTCACAATTACCTTTAACTAGGTGATCCGATTTACCATTTATCATTGCTCCTTCAAATTTAACACCACTAATCCACTCCAATCTTGAATTTGTCCCACAACGTTGTTACGGGACGGACGGGTTTTAGAAAATCTCTCCAGACAAACTCGCCTTTTTGGTGGAGTAAGCTTCAAGCTataataaattttattcattaatTGCATGATTTTTACCAAATTTAGGTTAACTTACAGTTTTTAGTTTTCTTCGTGTCTGTCCGTCGTTTGTAACTATTTATTCTTCAATGTTTTGTGTTTAGCTATAGGTAATTTAAGTTTAGTTTACAATATAGTTAAAGAAATTCACTTTACTTACTTTTTAATGATAATTTTAGGGAAAACAAATTTCAACAAATTTAGCACTAAATAATTCACGTGTTCTTTCTATGGCTTTCTGTTGTTTTGTGTCATAGGATTAGGTTGGTTATTGTTCTGTTGATTGTCATTTGGTGACAGCGGTAGATTTGTTGTAGTGTCGGTAGTTGGTAGCGCATCTACATGGGCGGTACTGAACGCCATGGGTTCGGTCGCGTACAACGTCTATTTTCTGAATCATTCTTCATTTGTTTCTGCAACCTCTTCTGAAATACTGCTCTATGGGTTCTTGCTCGTCGGCAATGTGGCACTTGTTGACTTGACAGCTGTAATAATAATGCTCCTCGCTGCCAGCATGGCCTGCTTAGTGATAGTGTTGAATTAGTACATGAATTTACCTTAAAAATCAAATCCTCTCCGAGTAAAATAAAATACGATTGTTATGATAAAttatgaataaaataaaataaagccTAATGTTTGTTCATAGGTTAATATTATTGAATGATAAATTTACAAGTAAATTTAACAATGCGAAGAGGTAGACTAAAGGAACATCGGACAAAACAAAATGAATCACGTGGTCAAAATATCAACAGGCCAACCGCTATTGCCATCTCAACGACCTTGAGAGCCACGTGCTCTCTTCCCCTACTATTTTGTTGTACCACGCGCGTCACCATGGAGATCTCGATTCTCCCCGGACTACTGGTTACCAATGGAACCTTATTTGGTCCCCATCaacaaaatcgatattttctttTTAGTCCTAGTGTTTACATCCATTTCGCGCTCTTACAACTTCGGTTGGATTATAAGTGAAAACTGACCTAAACTTGCTGTAAAATATGTACAAATACGAGACCGTACATCACTTATGATGGAACTTAGTTTGTACGGATCACAGGTGCGACTATTGAGTCATATTTTTGAAGTTGAAAAGTCTCACTCCAGTCCCAATCAATTTCACCTTTCGGGGCTTCCATTTGTTTGTGTACCGCAGATTAACCTGGCAACGCGCGAGAGAACCACCCCAACCAACAGCTACCAACACTTGGCGGGAATCGGAACGTCACCGTCATCGTCGGTCGGAGGTCGACCCGGTTCGGCGTTCAACAGCAGTCGTCCCTTTCCGGCGCACATCAGACGACCTCTGTCGGCCGATAGTCAGATCCGACGAAAGTCGTCATACGGTGGCGCAGGTGGTAGCAACAGTTCGACTTCGGGATATTTGTCAAAACGTAGCACTTCTTCGTCCAGTTTGTTGAAGTCTTTGCTGGCGGAACCGATTTCGCGGTACTGGGGTTCAAAGACGTTAGCAACGTCCGGGTGCTCCGGCAACGTGGTCGCCACACGATCCACCAAGCACATGTCCAAGGTGAAAAGCAAGAAAAGAAGCACGGTAGGTAAAAAAAAGCTAGTGGAGTGTAGTTCGGAAGAAGAGACCAGCATGGATGAGGACACTCAGGAGTCGAACAACGAGGCGGAGCTAGAGAACATTTGGTCTAGGGATGGAATGAAGATCCTTCCAGGGATGGATAAGAAGCCTCCGATTCCTCGGGGAGTCATGCGGAAGGCTCCGGTGACGAAAAAGATAGGGAACCTGTCGATGATACAGAGTAGTGAACCAAAGACCGATAAAAAGGTCGATTTGCCGGGGAGGGTGTCGTTCAGCTCAAACGACCCCTACGAGATAGACTACAGTGATTACGAAGACAATGAGTTTACGTTAGCGAAGCAGACTGTCTCCAATGGAATAGGCCAACGAAATTCAGAGTCTGTATACGACGAACGGAGATATCAGGAGCCGTTGTCGGAACAACCGATCAAGCCAAAGTttaatttggtgaaatttgaagagGAACTGACCAGTTCTGGTTGTGATACAAAAGAGGATAAGTCTGAGAAGTTTGTCAAATTTGGTTCAACGCCAGAGTCGCTCTGTGATGAAGACGACTCGAACAAGATCATAGAGGATTACAAAAAGGAGATCGAAGATATCAACAGGCGAAGAGAGATGGAACTCAAGATGGCATCAACAGATAACTCAAAGTCCTATGATCCGAAACGGTACACAACTGTTGAGGTTACGGAAACATATGTGGAAGAAACGTACAGGATAGCAGCAGCAAGTTGTACAAGTGCTACCGAAGATACCGATAATGAAATTGAGAGGCTTCGTAGTAGACCAGGAAGCGGTAAGAAGGATGTGATAAACGAGTACTATGAATGCATCAACGAGATTATCAACCATCAAGGAGagaagaaattccaacaaaacACCAAAGAAGATACTCTACGTCTAAATTTGAATAACGAATCAAAGCCTGTTCCAGTGGATAAGAATTTCCAAGCGATCAAACCTGCTCCAAAGCTAGATAAGAACAAACTGGACAACAGCTCTAATCAAATCATCAAGAACTATTTCAAAGTGAAGGAGCAAAATTTCAACGATCTGAAATCGGTGAAATCCAATCAAAAGAACAGTAACTTGCTCCCTAAAAAGCATGGTAAAGCTCTGGATAAACCCAAATCTGCCGATGCGCACAAATCGATCTTGAGAAATGCTAAGAAAGACAATGCCGCACCTAAGTTTTCCGCTCCCCTATGTCGGCAGGAGAGCAACATTTCGGAATTCCAGATGGAGAAGGTCGTCAGTTGGATGTCGTGCaacgaagacacctttccgaaacCGTACGAAAGCGATCCGGACGGCGGTGCTGGCGGAATATTATTGGGACCACCGATTGAAGCCAAAGCACGACCCATAACTCCTACGACTGACTTGAACAAGACTGACGATGAATCGAACTTTCACTATGACCATGGGCGGCGGGAGATGGCCGGCAGCGAACAGACCAACTACGATGAAGAATCGTTGGCGAGTGAACTACCCAAGCAGAAGTCGGGTGAGTTAACGAAAATTTGGAAGTGTTTTAAACTATGTTATGTGAGTTTATCCCCTAGATTTTCAAGCCCTAAAGAGCGAGGTGGAATACCGACTGAGCAACATACTGGATTCGCGTGACTCGCCGGACAGTGCAGGCGAGTACCGTCACGAAGAACAGGACAGGGATAAAGTGAAGGATCTGCTTTCCTATCTCGATCAGGTCGAGATGAAATGCGAGAAAGCCTTCAAGTCGGCCGTCCCGTCGGAGTCGGACAGGTCTGAGATGGAATTTGCTGCCGAACCGGACTACATCGAAACCGTTCCGAAGTAAGTACAATTCTAGTAGGTGCTTCAAAATTTGATGTTTCCGTTTTTCAGAATGAACGACCTACTGGAGATCCCCGTGCACCAACTGGCCAGACGGGTCATCAAACTATCTCTTCGTGCCAACGAACTGAGCAACGCGATGCACCTTTCCAAGGAACACCTCTCGAACGTACGATCGGACAAGATGAAGGCGGTCCGAGCGGAAAAAGTCGCGTTCCAAAACAAGATGAAAGAACAGAAGAAACACTACGAAGACATCATCGGTCGTCATCAGGAATTTATCGATCAGCTGATCAAGGACAAGTCCGGCCTGTGCGATAAGGTTACGCAGCTGACGAGAAGAATCGAGTCGCAGAACCAAAGCTGGGAGCACCGACTGAAAACGGAGCTGGAGAAAGCGAAGGATACGGCGTTGGCGGCGGAGAAAATTCGAAGGGAGAAATGGGTCAGGGAGAATACCAAGAAGATCAAGGAGCTTACTGTGAAAGGGTTGGAGTTGGAAATTAATAAAATGACGGCAACTCATCAGAAGGAAATCGCAGAGCTGAAACGACAGCACAAGGATGAAATGATGTGTGCCGTGTCGGAGCTCAAGCTACAGTATGAGCAGAAGGAAGCCGACATCAGGCAGAATCTCCAAAAGGAACGGGACGCGTTGATCGAAAGGGAGCGGCAAGCGTTGCTGGAACGATTCGACAAGCAAGTCAGCGAGGAGCGAGCGATTTTCGAACAGCAGCGGCAACATCTGCTGAATGAATTTGAGATCGAAAAGGAACGCAATCTTAAGGAACTAAAGAATCGAAATCAGTATTTCGAAACGCAGATACACGAACAGAAGAGTGACAATGCCAAGAATTTGGAATTCGCTCGCAAGGAATACGTGCAGATGCTGAAGGACCGTGAGAATAAACATAAGGTTTCGAAAAAATAAGTATGTATGTGCGGTAGAAATGTTAAAACTGATAAAATGTTCTTCTAGGAGGAACTGGCCAAACTGCAAAACCAGCTCGAGGCTGATTTTGCCCTTTGGAAAAAGAAGCACGAGGAAACTGCCAAAATGGCGATGGAAGAGCGGGAGAATACAGTCAGGCAGCAGTTGCGCGTTGAACGAGATCAGCAAATCGATCGAATCGTGGCCAAGGTGGACGCAGAAACGCAGAAGTATCAGAAGGATTTCGACGCCAAGATGAAGTACGAAAGCAACCGTTTTATTATGAAAATACTTACAATTCCAATTTCAGCCGCCTGAAGGAGAAACACCAGGCGGAGATGCGTGAACAAGAGGCAGCCGAAGCACTGCTCAAGCAAAAGTATCAGGATTCACGGGCTCAGCTGGCGGAAAGTGAGGCGACCGTTCAGAATATGAAATCGTCGATGAAGCAGGTGGAGTTGCAGCTAAGTCACTCGAAGAAGCTGTGCGAAGAGTTGTTGCGCGAGAAGGAAACCATGAAAACCGAAGCGCGCAAGGAGGTTCAGAAGGATTTGGCCAACATGCAGAAGGATCGTGAACGGGAGATTGAGAGGATATATTGCAGGTTGGTTGAGGGTTTTTGTTGTAGGTGTGCCTTGTCCACTACAGAATATTTATGTTTCAGAGTTCAACAAGCAATAGATAAGAAGGATGCCACTATTGGGAACTTACAGAAGGAGATAGCATCCCTCAAAGAGAGATGCCTGAAGCAAGATGCTATCATTCGGCAGCAACGCATAGACTATTGTATAAAGTAGATCCGTACAAAAAgtacaataaaataaaaaatcgttTTCGATCACAATTGTTTAGACTTTCAATTCAATTAAAATAGCAATGCCAAGAGAATAGCGCATCACATCACACCAGTGATGTGGTTGCGTGTTCGTTCAAGACTAGCTGTTTACTGCATCTTTGTCGACTGGCTTCAGCAAAGAACTGGAGTGAATATGGATGAAATGAGGTGAATATACGGACCCTTGGTTGCCTCCTCCCCGTTCGTTACCAAAGCATAGAGATTTGAGGCTATTCACTGTCCGTTAGACAAGAttaacgcaatcctccaatggtcgaaagctgtcctggccacgtccttgcgatgaGAAAGGAAGTAATTCTTTCGTCGAGTTCTGCGATTTATACTTAGTgtgtaagcacagacaaacagacgtaactcttagaggaaattcatcaaaaacttttgcccggtatcattttcatgagcacactgccacctgttagtAGAACCGCGCatgacactgtcggccatgatggatttcgattttgacgttttgctggcacgcacactactacacaaattgcttgtaatattcgtttgcatcattcagcaacgtgtgcactggcaaacgtcaaagttattgaacactagcgcctctggtgaaacgatcgcgcaaatcaaatgaaatttgaattgatcgttaaatgcatgtgccaagccgttttgaagagtgttacgtctgtttgtctgtggtgtaagAATAGTTGGACAACTAAATAAGGCGTCACGGCAATTTGGGTATTATAGTGGGGTCTTCAGTTATCCTTAGCCACTGGCTAACCAATCCGGAGacagtgggttcgattcccgttccagtaggGAACATTTATTCGACACCGTGGACataatcaggcttattctgcgcggcgtgtaaGGTGAGACGgatggtttcgtctcacgtgacgtgagacgactaaaaCAAATCAAATAGGGCGAGTCGgctttgtcacctcattcgactcgtctcacacgccgcgcagaataagcctgaatgtccttgcctcacaatatacaaattcatgcagagaattcttcaaagcccttcaatttataactgtggaagtgctcaaagaacactacgtcgaagcgaggctggccaagtcccagtggggacgtagagccataaagaagaagaaaggtATAGTTCAAgagatacgcttggtcaacgtttaaGCACCACAGTTTCAAATTGTTATGCAATAATACGAATTCCAGTACTCTTAGAACGAAATTGTAGACTTATATTTGCGTCTCCCGGACATCTAGCAGCGACAAACTCTTACAATCTCGAattatcctattcaacatcaggTGATCCGTCAAAATCGTTAGGTAAGAGAAATATGTTAAACACCAAAGATCACTTTGCAAGCACTTTTCGAAGTAAAATTGCGGGATAGCGTAGCACCGCCAGCCGTTTCTCAATTCGCCAGGCAATATTCAAAACACCGCGGAGCAAAGAAAACGCGTGATAGACGGTATGGTCCACTGCAAGAATTTATtctagcctgcttactctcacgcgaaatttgacgtttgagcggtgtcggcaccgcacAGCCTGCTATGACTCGGAGACGGCAAGGATTGGATTGACAAAAAACTGGAACACTTGGGACATGTGAAAATCACGCACGTGGTGGATGAAGACCTGGAAACAAGAAAGTAAGTCAAAATTGAAGAAACCTCGGCTATTGTTATGATTTCCGAAACGATAGAACATTTGAGCATCATCTTGGAATCTTAGAAAAGCTAGAGAAGCATATTAACCAACAACGGTCATTAAAATTTCAAATGATCTTCGCGCGTAATGTTCGAACACTGCGAATCGGATGGAAAATCACGCTGACGTGAAGTCGTCGCATTTCTCACGAGAATCACCGTCCACGTGAGGTGAGAGACTTTGTGCAACTGCTGCGGCGTGCATTCTCTCGCCACTTGCGCTCTCAGTCGTGAGTTTGTATTAACTCAAACGAATGACGATGATGACAatgacggtgatgatgatgatgacgaacaCCAGCTGTTCCGTGCGAAAAGCAACCAGAGAAGCATCACCAGCGGCATCCAACGCAGTATCTTGCGAGACCCCATCGGAGCTAGTTTCGAATCTGGTTTGCGCGTCGGAAGTCACAACGTGTTCAAGGCATTACATACCTTAATACCTATTCCGCGAGTGACGCATCGTGCCCGGAAGGTGCAACGACAAAACGGAGATTTTCTCATCCCAATAACGGAGACGTGTGAGGTCATTTCCTTCGCCAGTACTGTGTGCAGTGCAATTCGAGAAACAGTTATTGCTGCAGTCtagtaatccttggaaaaacaAAAAGGAGCACCAGATTAGGTCATCAGTGGCTAGACAGTAGGCGCCTGCTCCGATCGATTGTTTTCCTCCAGTGACCGAAAGAACGTAGCAGAGTTCAACGAACATGTTCAGCGGATTCACAGGTATACCTTATTGTTCGAACTCGACTGTGGTCACCACTCCCAGAAAAAAGAAACCACCAACTTATGCGGAGTCATATGGTATCGATTTTCTTCGCACGTTTCTGTCCAGTTTGAAATTACGCGTCATTTTAAAATCATTTTCGCCTGGCACCCTGACCATAAATTTAGAATCAAGTGGATTTTCAGTTTCACTTTTATTTCGGTTTGCGGAGATTTTTTCACCCGAATTGGCTTCCAAATCGGCACTCGACGAAAAACCGGtcccaaaaaatgcaataaaattcAAACGTAGTAGCCTAGTAGGAATGTGTAGTGTGGAAAAATAGAGTAAGTTATTCATCACGCTTCAACTGGCTGGCCCGCTCGACTACTAGATGCGAGGCGCGGCGACGTTCGTTGTCTCCCGTCGCATCGTCGCTTGCTGCGCTTCCGCACGTACGCCTTGCGTGATACCACCCTGCCTCATGGCATGGTGAGGAAGATCATCAAGACCTAAGCAGGCGGTGCTGGCCGTTTTATTTTCCTCCTGTTTTCTTCGATGGATGACCTCGTAgttcaaatatttgtcattttacTTCACCGATGCGATGGTGGTGATAGTAATTTACTCAATTTGTAAACGGTGTGTCAATTACGATCATCTCTGgttatttctgaaatatttccttGTCTGTTCTTCTCTTCAATAATGCTTTCCGTAATGTAAAGGAGGTGCAAAATGTAAGTATATATTCGTCGTTTGTCAGAAGGATAAAATCTATCGCGATGCAGTCGAAACGTGACAAGCTTAATTTACTAGGATGACCAAAAAttgacaaagaaaaaaaaatgacgagTAATGAATTCGTTGAAACATCCGTTCGAAATACACAGTAGTAAACAAAGTGTCGTCCTTCACAGCTGGTTGCGTCTCTTCCGTGCCGAAGGAATTAGGAATGAGGTGGTGAATATTGATTAGTAGATGTGTTTAAACTGAAGAGTTAACAAAAAAATGAGTGTTTTTCAGAGCTTGTTTTCCTATTCCTGCAAATTGCTGagtaaacaaattttaaaatgataCTTGGTCAAAGTAGTGTATATATTTTATCATAGTTACGATGAAATATCTGTGGCCATTCTCAAATCTAAGCAAGCATTGCGAACAGGAATGCCACTGGTAAGAAATGTTTATCgacaccatttttttttcataaactaaACAGGATTATAGAATGTTGATGCTCACGGATTGAAAATCGCGCAGAAAATGGTAGAAactaaaaaatgtcatgacatttttcccaTGACATTGCGTGACATTTTTAACTTCCttccttattttttttctgaaattctggtTTTTTATCACTAAGAT contains:
- the LOC109425912 gene encoding centrosomal protein of 131 kDa isoform X2 produces the protein MMELSLYGSQINLATRERTTPTNSYQHLAGIGTSPSSSVGGRPGSAFNSSRPFPAHIRRPLSADSQIRRKSSYGGAGGSNSSTSGYLSKRSTSSSSLLKSLLAEPISRYWGSKTLATSGCSGNVVATRSTKHMSKVKSKKRSTVGKKKLVECSSEEETSMDEDTQESNNEAELENIWSRDGMKILPGMDKKPPIPRGVMRKAPVTKKIGNLSMIQSSEPKTDKKVDLPGRVSFSSNDPYEIDYSDYEDNEFTLAKQTVSNGIGQRNSESVYDERRYQEPLSEQPIKPKFNLVKFEEELTSSGCDTKEDKSEKFVKFGSTPESLCDEDDSNKIIEDYKKEIEDINRRREMELKMASTDNSKSYDPKRYTTVEVTETYVEETYRIAAASCTSATEDTDNEIERLRSRPGSGKKDVINEYYECINEIINHQGEKKFQQNTKEDTLRLNLNNESKPVPVDKNFQAIKPAPKLDKNKLDNSSNQIIKNYFKVKEQNFNDLKSVKSNQKNSNLLPKKHGKALDKPKSADAHKSILRNAKKDNAAPKFSAPLCRQESNISEFQMEKVVSWMSCNEDTFPKPYESDPDGGAGGILLGPPIEAKARPITPTTDLNKTDDESNFHYDHGRREMAGSEQTNYDEESLASELPKQKSDFQALKSEVEYRLSNILDSRDSPDSAGEYRHEEQDRDKVKDLLSYLDQVEMKCEKAFKSAVPSESDRSEMEFAAEPDYIETVPKMNDLLEIPVHQLARRVIKLSLRANELSNAMHLSKEHLSNVRSDKMKAVRAEKVAFQNKMKEQKKHYEDIIGRHQEFIDQLIKDKSGLCDKVTQLTRRIESQNQSWEHRLKTELEKAKDTALAAEKIRREKWVRENTKKIKELTVKGLELEINKMTATHQKEIAELKRQHKDEMMCAVSELKLQYEQKEADIRQNLQKERDALIERERQALLERFDKQVSEERAIFEQQRQHLLNEFEIEKERNLKELKNRNQYFETQIHEQKSDNAKNLEFARKEYVQMLKDRENKHKEELAKLQNQLEADFALWKKKHEETAKMAMEERENTVRQQLRVERDQQIDRIVAKVDAETQKYQKDFDAKMNRLKEKHQAEMREQEAAEALLKQKYQDSRAQLAESEATVQNMKSSMKQVELQLSHSKKLCEELLREKETMKTEARKEVQKDLANMQKDREREIERIYCRVQQAIDKKDATIGNLQKEIASLKERCLKQDAIIRQQRIDYCIK
- the LOC109425912 gene encoding centrosomal protein of 131 kDa isoform X1, whose product is MMELSLYGSQVRLLSHIFEVEKSHSSPNQFHLSGLPFVCVPQINLATRERTTPTNSYQHLAGIGTSPSSSVGGRPGSAFNSSRPFPAHIRRPLSADSQIRRKSSYGGAGGSNSSTSGYLSKRSTSSSSLLKSLLAEPISRYWGSKTLATSGCSGNVVATRSTKHMSKVKSKKRSTVGKKKLVECSSEEETSMDEDTQESNNEAELENIWSRDGMKILPGMDKKPPIPRGVMRKAPVTKKIGNLSMIQSSEPKTDKKVDLPGRVSFSSNDPYEIDYSDYEDNEFTLAKQTVSNGIGQRNSESVYDERRYQEPLSEQPIKPKFNLVKFEEELTSSGCDTKEDKSEKFVKFGSTPESLCDEDDSNKIIEDYKKEIEDINRRREMELKMASTDNSKSYDPKRYTTVEVTETYVEETYRIAAASCTSATEDTDNEIERLRSRPGSGKKDVINEYYECINEIINHQGEKKFQQNTKEDTLRLNLNNESKPVPVDKNFQAIKPAPKLDKNKLDNSSNQIIKNYFKVKEQNFNDLKSVKSNQKNSNLLPKKHGKALDKPKSADAHKSILRNAKKDNAAPKFSAPLCRQESNISEFQMEKVVSWMSCNEDTFPKPYESDPDGGAGGILLGPPIEAKARPITPTTDLNKTDDESNFHYDHGRREMAGSEQTNYDEESLASELPKQKSDFQALKSEVEYRLSNILDSRDSPDSAGEYRHEEQDRDKVKDLLSYLDQVEMKCEKAFKSAVPSESDRSEMEFAAEPDYIETVPKMNDLLEIPVHQLARRVIKLSLRANELSNAMHLSKEHLSNVRSDKMKAVRAEKVAFQNKMKEQKKHYEDIIGRHQEFIDQLIKDKSGLCDKVTQLTRRIESQNQSWEHRLKTELEKAKDTALAAEKIRREKWVRENTKKIKELTVKGLELEINKMTATHQKEIAELKRQHKDEMMCAVSELKLQYEQKEADIRQNLQKERDALIERERQALLERFDKQVSEERAIFEQQRQHLLNEFEIEKERNLKELKNRNQYFETQIHEQKSDNAKNLEFARKEYVQMLKDRENKHKEELAKLQNQLEADFALWKKKHEETAKMAMEERENTVRQQLRVERDQQIDRIVAKVDAETQKYQKDFDAKMNRLKEKHQAEMREQEAAEALLKQKYQDSRAQLAESEATVQNMKSSMKQVELQLSHSKKLCEELLREKETMKTEARKEVQKDLANMQKDREREIERIYCRVQQAIDKKDATIGNLQKEIASLKERCLKQDAIIRQQRIDYCIK